A genomic region of Gemmata massiliana contains the following coding sequences:
- a CDS encoding methyl-accepting chemotaxis protein yields the protein MFAWFSTTSPSIRTKLFGFAGICLLAIVAVIGLAVHLTRQGRDIAARECGTLSSQDMAHTLDGTYNLCLPQQECLEQMTTAALKVTDHMVEDVGGVRPAPDETVEWTAVNQLSGQSAKVVIPKMMFGDRWVGQNRDLNVPNRLVDDVRAQTGFHCTLFQRMNATGDMLRVSTTHPTANGVRASGTFIPRTNPDGNPNPVVASLLSGKTYRGRARVLNAWYITAYKPLMNAEGAVIGAVYVGIPQENVPGLRAAIRKVEVGASGRAFVLDTPGTWIISSTPSDEGRNVFAAGASDKDTALREVCERARALKSGETAEKVCEWTEGGAKRTQVVRFAYFAPWDWVIGVYMPQDEIQAGERRMSEMGDRTQVQLALVGGLVALVTLCCAAWLARSLTRPIDRTMGVLEAVAHGDLTQTAEVMTRDEVGRMAVALNTAIGALRDAEVRKRETAEREAREGAAREREKAEQVRREAEQVQREAAERDRVADELRGKVDQILVGVNAVAAGDFTQQVPDLGTDTVGQMARSLNKAIVSVRTALEGVREVSVQLADASAQLSSATEEISMGAQDQASSLEETASSLEQITATVKQNSDSAQQARQLASSSKEVAEKGGQVVGDAVGAMSAINGASKKIADIITTIDEIAFQTNLLALNAAVEAARAGEQGRGFAVVASEVRNLAQRSATAAKEIKGLIEDSVKKVDAGTELVNRSGSTLGEIVTSVTRVTSIITEIAGASKEQSVGIDQVNKAVSQMDTVTQRNAAQTEELSATAQTLTDQAGQLRDLVARFKLNEHGHTTFKTERSKSPAKPRPAVTRALKNKRGNDGGFADF from the coding sequence GTGTTTGCCTGGTTCTCAACAACTTCGCCCTCCATCCGGACCAAACTGTTCGGGTTCGCGGGTATTTGCTTGCTCGCGATCGTGGCCGTGATCGGGCTGGCGGTTCACCTCACTCGCCAGGGGCGCGACATCGCGGCCCGCGAGTGCGGAACCCTCAGTTCCCAGGACATGGCCCACACCCTCGACGGGACGTACAACCTCTGCCTGCCCCAGCAAGAGTGTCTGGAGCAAATGACGACCGCGGCGCTCAAGGTCACCGACCACATGGTGGAAGACGTCGGCGGGGTGCGCCCGGCGCCGGACGAAACGGTGGAGTGGACCGCGGTCAACCAGCTCTCGGGCCAATCGGCCAAAGTCGTGATTCCCAAAATGATGTTCGGGGACCGGTGGGTCGGCCAGAACCGGGATCTGAACGTCCCGAACCGGCTCGTGGACGACGTCCGCGCACAAACGGGGTTCCACTGCACCCTGTTCCAGCGCATGAACGCGACGGGGGACATGCTGCGCGTCAGTACGACGCACCCGACGGCCAACGGCGTCCGGGCGAGCGGCACGTTCATCCCCCGGACCAACCCGGACGGGAACCCGAACCCGGTCGTCGCCAGTTTGCTCTCCGGGAAAACGTACCGGGGCCGCGCGCGCGTGCTGAACGCCTGGTACATCACCGCGTACAAGCCGCTTATGAACGCAGAGGGAGCGGTGATCGGGGCCGTGTACGTCGGCATCCCCCAGGAGAACGTCCCGGGGCTGCGGGCCGCGATCCGAAAGGTCGAGGTCGGGGCGAGCGGGCGGGCGTTCGTGCTCGACACCCCCGGAACGTGGATCATTTCGTCCACCCCGTCGGACGAGGGCCGGAACGTCTTCGCCGCCGGCGCGTCGGACAAGGACACCGCGCTGCGCGAGGTGTGTGAGCGCGCGCGGGCGCTGAAATCCGGAGAAACGGCCGAGAAGGTGTGCGAATGGACCGAGGGCGGGGCGAAGCGCACGCAGGTCGTTCGGTTTGCCTACTTCGCCCCGTGGGACTGGGTCATTGGGGTCTACATGCCCCAAGACGAGATCCAGGCGGGCGAGCGCCGGATGAGTGAAATGGGCGACCGGACCCAGGTTCAACTAGCACTGGTCGGTGGACTGGTGGCCCTCGTGACCTTATGTTGCGCCGCTTGGCTCGCGCGGTCGCTGACCCGGCCCATTGACCGCACAATGGGCGTACTCGAAGCGGTGGCCCACGGGGATCTCACGCAAACCGCGGAAGTGATGACGCGCGACGAGGTGGGTCGGATGGCGGTGGCTCTGAACACGGCAATCGGTGCGCTGCGTGACGCGGAGGTGCGGAAGCGCGAGACGGCGGAGCGCGAGGCCCGGGAGGGCGCGGCTCGTGAGCGGGAGAAGGCGGAGCAGGTCCGGCGCGAGGCCGAGCAGGTGCAGCGTGAAGCGGCCGAGCGCGACCGGGTCGCCGACGAATTGCGTGGGAAGGTGGACCAGATTCTGGTGGGTGTGAACGCGGTGGCGGCTGGGGACTTCACGCAGCAGGTTCCGGACCTGGGCACCGATACCGTGGGTCAGATGGCTCGTTCGCTGAACAAGGCGATTGTGTCGGTTCGGACGGCTTTGGAGGGGGTGCGCGAGGTGTCGGTGCAGTTGGCGGACGCGTCGGCTCAGTTGTCGAGCGCGACGGAAGAGATCTCGATGGGTGCTCAGGACCAGGCGAGCAGTCTGGAGGAGACGGCGAGCAGTCTGGAGCAGATCACGGCGACGGTGAAGCAGAACTCGGACAGCGCTCAGCAGGCGCGCCAGTTGGCGAGCAGCTCGAAGGAAGTGGCGGAGAAGGGTGGTCAGGTGGTGGGTGACGCGGTGGGGGCGATGAGCGCGATCAACGGCGCGTCGAAGAAGATCGCGGACATTATCACGACGATCGACGAGATCGCGTTCCAGACGAACCTGTTGGCGTTGAACGCGGCGGTGGAAGCGGCACGAGCCGGAGAACAAGGGCGCGGGTTCGCGGTGGTCGCAAGCGAGGTGCGTAATCTCGCGCAGCGTAGCGCGACGGCGGCGAAGGAGATCAAGGGTTTGATCGAGGACTCGGTGAAGAAGGTGGACGCGGGCACGGAACTGGTGAACCGCTCGGGGTCGACGCTGGGTGAGATCGTGACGAGCGTGACGCGTGTGACGTCGATAATTACGGAGATCGCGGGCGCGAGCAAGGAGCAGTCGGTGGGTATCGACCAGGTGAACAAGGCGGTGTCCCAGATGGACACGGTGACCCAGCGGAATGCGGCCCAGACGGAGGAGCTGTCGGCGACGGCTCAGACGCTGACGGACCAGGCGGGTCAGCTCCGGGACCTCGTCGCGCGATTCAAACTCAACGAACACGGCCACACGACATTTAAGACCGAGCGCTCAAAGTCCCCCGCTAAGCCCCGCCCCGCGGTCACACGGGCGCTCAAGAACAAGCGCGGCAATGATGGCGGGTTCGCCGACTTTTGA
- a CDS encoding methyl-accepting chemotaxis protein has translation MASQSALAWVRDQGIALKVLVPVALVVGATTAAVVYQTWHGTRDETITNSVTSARGTIEQFKALRAYYTNNVVQKVNAGSKLRVSHDHKEKTDTIPLPATLIHDLSTEISQKEGGLKLRLYSEHPFPNRNDRVLDSFGKDALAHFKANPQAETFTRVEQLNGEETVRVAIPDRMSSQACVTCHNQHPASPKKDWQLGEVRGVLETDVPIGKRLDQSAQLATQISGTIIGGSLVILGVVAFCLWSVRRGLSNTVRVLDAVGSGDLTQRVEVTSGDEVGRLAVALNAAIGNMQTDVTNMTRVQAMLDSAPINVMFADREFKIRYANASTFKTLRGVEHLLPIKPDQLLGQSIDIFHKRPEHPRRLVGDPKNLPHSANIQLGTETLELNLSPVFDQKRNYIGAMVTWAVITERLALEKQVKESAERSAAQAAELQHKISTIVTSVGAMAAGDFTQQVPDLGTDIVGQMAGSLNKAIVSVRSALEGVREVSEQLADASTQLSAASEEISTGAQEQASSLEETASTLQQITSTVRQNSDSAQQARQLASSSKEVAEKGGQVVGNAVGAMSAINGASKKIADIITTIDEIAFQTNLLALNAAVEAARAGEQGRGFAVVASEVRNLAQRSATAAKEIKDLIEDSVKKVDAGTELVNRSGSTLGDIVTSVKRVTDIITEIAGASKEQSTGIDQVNKAVSQMDTVTQRNAAQTEEMSATAQTLTDQAAQLRDLVARFKLTDTAPRAAHKPASKGPRSAHSGTKPRPAVTRALKNNKHTGGNGNGHTHELDRLGNDDNDGFTEF, from the coding sequence ATGGCTAGTCAAAGCGCTTTAGCGTGGGTCCGCGACCAGGGAATCGCACTGAAAGTGCTCGTTCCCGTGGCGCTCGTCGTGGGCGCCACCACGGCCGCGGTCGTCTACCAGACCTGGCACGGCACCCGAGACGAAACGATCACGAACAGTGTCACGAGCGCGCGCGGCACTATTGAGCAGTTCAAAGCACTGCGGGCTTATTACACGAATAATGTGGTCCAAAAGGTCAACGCCGGCTCCAAACTGCGCGTGTCTCACGATCACAAAGAGAAGACCGATACGATCCCCCTACCCGCCACGCTCATTCACGATTTGAGCACGGAGATTTCTCAGAAAGAGGGCGGGCTGAAGTTGCGGTTGTACAGCGAGCACCCGTTCCCCAATCGGAACGATCGCGTGCTCGATTCGTTCGGTAAGGACGCCCTGGCACACTTCAAGGCGAACCCGCAAGCCGAAACGTTCACCCGGGTCGAACAACTGAACGGTGAGGAAACGGTTCGGGTCGCCATCCCCGACCGCATGAGCAGTCAGGCGTGCGTGACCTGCCACAACCAGCACCCGGCCAGCCCCAAGAAGGACTGGCAACTCGGCGAGGTGCGGGGCGTTCTGGAAACGGACGTCCCGATCGGGAAGCGGCTAGATCAGTCGGCTCAACTCGCCACGCAAATTAGCGGCACCATCATTGGCGGGAGCCTGGTGATTCTGGGCGTCGTCGCGTTCTGCTTGTGGAGCGTGCGCCGCGGGCTTAGTAACACCGTCCGGGTACTCGATGCGGTCGGGTCCGGGGATCTGACACAGCGCGTGGAGGTCACGAGCGGCGATGAGGTCGGGCGCCTGGCCGTGGCCCTGAACGCAGCGATCGGCAACATGCAGACCGACGTCACGAACATGACCCGCGTGCAGGCCATGCTCGATTCGGCCCCGATCAACGTGATGTTCGCGGACCGCGAGTTCAAGATCCGTTACGCCAACGCCTCGACGTTTAAAACACTGCGCGGGGTCGAGCACCTGTTGCCGATCAAGCCGGACCAGTTGCTCGGCCAGTCCATCGACATCTTCCACAAGCGCCCCGAGCACCCGCGGCGCTTGGTCGGCGACCCGAAGAACCTGCCGCACTCGGCGAACATCCAGCTCGGTACCGAGACGCTGGAGCTGAACCTCAGCCCGGTGTTCGATCAGAAGCGCAACTACATCGGGGCGATGGTCACCTGGGCCGTTATCACCGAGCGCCTCGCGCTGGAGAAGCAAGTTAAGGAGAGCGCCGAGCGCAGCGCGGCGCAGGCGGCCGAACTGCAACACAAGATCTCCACCATTGTGACCTCGGTCGGGGCGATGGCGGCGGGCGACTTCACGCAGCAAGTTCCGGACCTGGGGACGGATATTGTTGGCCAAATGGCCGGTTCGCTGAACAAGGCGATCGTGTCCGTTCGGAGCGCCCTGGAGGGCGTGCGCGAGGTGTCCGAGCAACTCGCCGACGCCTCGACCCAACTGTCCGCGGCCAGCGAGGAGATCTCGACGGGCGCTCAGGAGCAGGCGAGCAGCCTCGAAGAGACGGCCAGCACGCTCCAACAGATTACGAGCACGGTGCGCCAGAACTCGGACAGCGCGCAACAGGCGCGCCAGCTCGCGAGCAGCTCGAAGGAAGTGGCCGAGAAGGGCGGCCAGGTGGTGGGTAACGCGGTGGGCGCGATGAGTGCGATCAACGGCGCGTCGAAGAAGATCGCGGACATCATTACGACGATCGACGAGATCGCGTTCCAGACGAACCTGTTGGCTCTGAACGCGGCGGTGGAAGCGGCCCGTGCGGGTGAGCAGGGTCGCGGGTTCGCGGTGGTGGCCTCGGAAGTACGGAACCTGGCCCAGCGCTCGGCGACGGCGGCGAAGGAGATCAAGGATCTGATCGAGGACTCGGTCAAGAAGGTCGATGCCGGTACGGAGCTGGTGAACCGCTCGGGCTCGACCCTGGGCGACATCGTCACTTCGGTGAAGCGTGTAACGGACATCATCACCGAGATCGCGGGTGCCAGCAAGGAACAGTCCACGGGTATCGACCAGGTGAACAAGGCGGTGTCCCAGATGGACACGGTGACCCAGCGCAACGCGGCCCAGACCGAGGAGATGTCGGCAACGGCCCAGACGCTGACGGACCAGGCCGCGCAGCTCCGCGACCTCGTCGCACGGTTCAAGCTCACCGACACGGCGCCGCGTGCCGCTCACAAGCCGGCATCCAAGGGGCCGCGGTCCGCGCACTCGGGCACCAAGCCTCGACCCGCGGTCACCCGCGCCCTCAAAAACAACAAACACACGGGTGGTAACGGCAACGGGCACACCCACGAACTCGATCGCCTCGGTAACGACGACAACGACGGGTTCACCGAGTTCTGA